One region of uncultured Fusobacterium sp. genomic DNA includes:
- a CDS encoding ATP-binding protein codes for MIDKEKQNIEWKETWKEDYLKWICGFANTQGGKIYIGKNDDGTVTGIANAKKLLEDIPNKVRDVFGIIVDVNLYSEENKDYLEIVTLPSSYPVNYKGEYHYRSGSTKQLLKGAALTQFLFEKTGITWDSIPLDNLSADDFWRDSFDIFRKQAILSKRMDEKDLNMTNEQLLDSLGLIKDGKILRAGMMLFHQNPEKWINGAYIKIGFFESDSEISYMDEIHGSLISQADKVIDLIFTKYLKANITYEGVTRVETFPFPKAAIREAVYNAIVHKNYATQIPIQISVYKDKLYISNDCILPSGWTVETLMGKHRSKPFNPNIANGFFRAGFIETWGRGIEKICEACRNYGTTLPKYTVYPEDIMIRFEALNVAKNVAKNVANGSKNKIEENTPLVLEFLKQYPETTQKNIMENLNISKRTLERIISLLKENSYIERIGNNRSGYWQILKKEIK; via the coding sequence ATGATAGATAAAGAAAAACAAAATATAGAATGGAAAGAAACTTGGAAAGAAGATTATTTAAAATGGATTTGTGGTTTTGCCAATACTCAGGGCGGTAAAATTTATATAGGAAAAAATGATGATGGAACAGTTACAGGAATTGCAAATGCCAAAAAGCTTTTGGAAGATATTCCTAATAAAGTGAGAGATGTTTTTGGAATAATTGTTGATGTAAATTTATATTCTGAAGAAAATAAAGACTATCTTGAAATAGTAACTCTACCAAGTTCATATCCTGTAAATTATAAAGGGGAATACCATTATAGAAGTGGAAGTACAAAACAGCTTTTAAAAGGTGCTGCACTTACACAATTTCTTTTTGAAAAAACAGGGATAACTTGGGACAGTATACCACTAGATAATCTTTCTGCTGATGACTTTTGGAGAGATAGCTTTGATATTTTTAGAAAACAAGCTATTTTAAGTAAAAGAATGGACGAAAAAGATTTGAACATGACGAATGAACAGCTTTTAGATAGTTTAGGACTTATTAAAGATGGCAAAATTCTAAGAGCAGGAATGATGTTATTTCATCAGAATCCTGAAAAATGGATTAATGGAGCATATATAAAAATAGGATTTTTTGAAAGTGATTCTGAAATAAGCTATATGGACGAGATACACGGTTCTTTAATATCTCAAGCTGATAAAGTGATAGATCTTATTTTTACTAAATATTTAAAAGCTAATATAACTTATGAGGGAGTTACAAGAGTAGAAACATTTCCGTTTCCAAAAGCAGCTATAAGAGAAGCTGTTTATAATGCCATAGTTCATAAAAATTATGCAACACAAATTCCTATTCAAATAAGTGTTTATAAAGATAAACTATATATTTCTAATGATTGTATTCTTCCATCAGGTTGGACTGTTGAAACTCTTATGGGAAAACATCGTTCAAAACCATTTAACCCAAATATCGCCAATGGATTTTTTAGAGCTGGATTTATAGAAACTTGGGGAAGGGGTATTGAAAAGATATGTGAGGCTTGTAGAAATTATGGCACAACACTTCCAAAATATACAGTTTATCCTGAAGATATAATGATAAGATTTGAGGCTTTAAATGTCGCCAAGAATGTCGCCAAGAATGTCGCCAATGGTTCAAAAAATAAAATAGAAGAAAACACTCCTCTTGTATTAGAGTTTTTAAAACAATATCCCGAAACAACACAAAAGAATATTATGGAAAATTTGAATATAAGTAAAAGAACTTTAGAAAGAATAATTTCTTTACTTAAAGAAAATAGCTATATTGAAAGAATTGGAAATAATCGTTCAGGATACTGGCAAATCTTGAAAAAAGAAATTAAATAA
- a CDS encoding relaxase/mobilization nuclease domain-containing protein, which translates to MAIIKVVKKSGKTHTSLKKVLNYVGEKAYETYGINCSENYKKIAYEFFETKDYFKKTDGRQYRHYIQSFSPNEISKEKVLEIAVKWTEKAFQGHEVFIAVHNDKEHLHSHFIVNTVNFETGEKLHEEARNLVFKKELNDEICKYYGIDNKKITREKGDIVSYDKNKYQIIKKGADITRLAEKIIKNMKVSTSKENFIFNMQKDGYSTEWVENKKHIVFTVDKKILKGKKDKFRLSNLEKTFNIPDFNKDKLLEIFNLNKENKRKESLDKIASQMGFEKPKEKNTIEKKIQERDLKILKKQEKVYEFEL; encoded by the coding sequence ATGGCAATTATTAAAGTCGTAAAAAAGAGTGGAAAAACTCATACTTCTCTTAAAAAGGTTTTAAATTATGTTGGAGAAAAAGCATATGAAACTTATGGAATAAACTGCAGTGAAAATTATAAAAAAATAGCTTATGAATTTTTTGAAACTAAAGATTATTTTAAAAAGACAGACGGAAGACAATATCGTCATTATATTCAAAGTTTTTCTCCTAATGAAATATCAAAAGAAAAGGTGTTAGAAATTGCTGTTAAATGGACTGAAAAAGCATTTCAAGGACACGAAGTTTTTATAGCAGTTCATAATGATAAAGAACATCTTCACAGTCATTTCATAGTTAATACTGTAAACTTTGAAACAGGAGAAAAATTACATGAAGAAGCTCGTAATTTAGTCTTTAAAAAGGAATTAAATGATGAGATATGCAAATACTACGGTATAGATAACAAAAAGATTACAAGGGAAAAAGGAGATATTGTAAGCTATGATAAAAATAAATATCAAATAATTAAAAAAGGAGCAGATATTACAAGACTAGCAGAAAAAATAATAAAAAATATGAAAGTATCAACATCAAAAGAAAATTTTATTTTTAACATGCAAAAGGATGGATATTCTACAGAGTGGGTAGAAAATAAAAAGCATATTGTTTTTACAGTTGATAAAAAGATTCTTAAAGGGAAAAAAGATAAATTCAGACTTTCTAATTTAGAAAAAACTTTTAATATTCCTGATTTTAATAAAGATAAACTATTGGAAATTTTTAATTTAAATAAAGAAAATAAAAGAAAGGAAAGTTTAGATAAAATAGCTTCTCAAATGGGATTTGAAAAGCCAAAAGAAAAAAATACCATAGAGAAAAAAATTCAAGAAAGAGATTTAAAAATACTTAAAAAACAAGAAAAAGTGTATGAATTTGAATTGTAG
- the mobC gene encoding plasmid mobilization relaxosome protein MobC produces the protein MKKDLRQFTVRLTKDDHIKLVYQAKKLNISQAEFLRELIRKNLLYDIKEYNELLDDLRKATRNLSNNINQIAKKINSTAMINELDEAEKLHEEIVKIWQLLKS, from the coding sequence ATGAAAAAAGATTTAAGACAATTTACAGTGAGATTAACAAAAGATGACCACATAAAGTTAGTCTATCAAGCAAAGAAACTTAATATAAGTCAAGCTGAATTTTTGAGAGAGTTAATAAGAAAAAATTTACTTTATGATATTAAAGAATATAATGAGCTTCTTGATGATTTAAGAAAAGCCACAAGAAATTTATCAAATAATATTAATCAAATTGCTAAAAAAATAAATAGTACTGCAATGATAAATGAGCTTGATGAAGCAGAAAAACTTCATGAGGAGATAGTAAAAATATGGCAATTATTAAAGTCGTAA
- a CDS encoding P1 family peptidase, with the protein MKEIKITDIEGIRVGNAQNIEAGTGCTVIICEKGGCTGVDVRGGGPASHETELLNPVNTVDRVHGIVLSGGSAFGLEATSGVMQYLEERGIGFDVGIGVVPIVCGASLFDLAVGDSKVRPDKAMGYQACCNSEKDYVQEGNYGAGTGASVGKYRGMDRAMKSGLGIYCIELENLKVGAIVGVNAIGNVIDSETNRFLAGLLNEEKTKIISTREEMWKDLDINYSVLKNTNTTIGCIITNAKLTKAQATKIASMTHNGYARAISPVHTSLDGDTIFTLGTGEVEVNIDTLGTLSAYVMEKAIHRAVTQTQSAYGLKAYEDLK; encoded by the coding sequence ATGAAAGAGATAAAGATAACAGATATAGAAGGAATAAGAGTGGGAAATGCTCAAAATATAGAAGCTGGGACAGGTTGTACAGTTATTATTTGTGAAAAAGGTGGTTGTACTGGTGTAGATGTAAGAGGTGGAGGACCAGCCTCTCATGAAACAGAGCTTCTAAATCCAGTTAATACAGTAGATAGAGTACATGGGATAGTTCTTTCTGGGGGAAGTGCCTTTGGATTAGAGGCTACTAGTGGAGTTATGCAGTACTTAGAAGAGAGAGGAATAGGATTTGATGTTGGGATAGGAGTAGTTCCAATCGTTTGTGGAGCTTCACTTTTTGATTTGGCAGTAGGAGATTCAAAAGTTAGACCAGATAAAGCTATGGGTTACCAAGCTTGTTGTAATTCAGAGAAAGATTATGTCCAAGAGGGAAACTATGGAGCTGGTACAGGGGCTAGTGTAGGAAAATATAGAGGAATGGATAGAGCTATGAAATCTGGATTAGGAATTTACTGTATAGAGTTAGAAAATTTAAAGGTAGGAGCAATAGTTGGAGTTAATGCCATAGGAAATGTTATAGATAGTGAGACTAATAGATTTTTAGCTGGTCTTTTAAATGAGGAAAAAACTAAAATTATAAGTACTAGAGAAGAGATGTGGAAAGATTTAGATATTAATTATAGTGTATTAAAAAATACTAATACGACAATAGGTTGTATAATAACTAATGCAAAACTGACTAAAGCTCAAGCAACAAAAATTGCTTCAATGACACATAATGGATATGCAAGAGCTATATCTCCAGTTCATACATCATTAGATGGAGATACTATATTTACATTAGGAACTGGAGAGGTAGAGGTAAATATTGATACTCTTGGAACTTTATCTGCTTATGTTATGGAAAAGGCTATACATAGAGCTGTTACTCAAACACAATCTGCTTATGGTCTAAAAGCTTATGAAGATTTAAAATAA